A genomic segment from candidate division WOR-3 bacterium encodes:
- a CDS encoding ABC transporter permease subunit: MINRVMAILENTFKEALRQRIMLLLIIFSILLIVVSMFLEPFALGESPKLLRDFGMAVASLFGILVVIIIGSTLIHKDIEKRTIYTVIAKPVKRSEIILGKFLGLFLLIALLAGAMALIHQLVILVYEGRFDLSILLNLPFSLIEIMVLLGILLLFSSFSSATLTSIMGVIFYVIGHASPDLKLFADTVKVPALKYLAYGFYYILPNLENFNLRLELVHKLPIYTDQLLFSLCYGLIYTIFLLYLAVLIFEQREFK, translated from the coding sequence ATGATTAATCGGGTGATGGCGATACTGGAGAATACCTTCAAAGAGGCCCTCCGGCAGCGGATAATGCTTTTATTAATTATCTTCAGCATCTTGCTCATCGTGGTTTCCATGTTCTTAGAGCCATTTGCCCTGGGCGAGTCGCCCAAACTCCTGCGCGACTTTGGCATGGCAGTCGCTTCGCTCTTCGGAATTTTAGTGGTGATCATCATTGGTTCCACCCTGATTCATAAAGATATTGAAAAACGAACGATTTATACGGTCATCGCCAAGCCGGTGAAGCGGAGTGAAATAATCTTGGGTAAATTCCTCGGGCTTTTCTTATTGATTGCGCTATTAGCCGGAGCGATGGCACTGATCCATCAACTCGTGATCTTGGTTTATGAAGGAAGGTTTGATCTTTCTATCCTGCTCAATCTCCCATTTTCGCTCATTGAGATTATGGTGCTTTTGGGGATTCTGTTGCTATTTTCATCGTTCTCTTCTGCCACTTTGACCTCAATAATGGGCGTGATATTTTATGTCATCGGCCATGCAAGCCCGGATTTGAAACTATTTGCCGATACGGTAAAGGTTCCGGCATTGAAATACCTTGCCTATGGGTTTTATTATATTTTGCCTAATCTGGAAAATTTCAATCTTCGTTTGGAATTGGTCCACAAATTACCGATATATACGGACCAGTTGTTATTTTCACTCTGCTACGGATTGATTTACACAATTTTTCTTCTTTATCTGGCGGTTTTAATCTTTGAACAGCGGGAATTTAAATGA
- a CDS encoding STT3 domain-containing protein, with translation MSSPTVKFIILLLILLTALAVRILPDLGKKIETGILFVTPDPFYHARRTEILVKHFPHFENFDYYISYPTGAYCIWPPLYDYLIAGFIWLIFKGQPTTAQLEWTCALYPVFYGLVFIFLTYLIARKLFNETIALFATYFTSLMPGLLAWSQLGYNDHHIVEALSLLLLFGILVSNLKTSKRSIFLGFAMGFALLSWQGSILFCGLVFLILFLFEDELPAFWSFFLVILAILPFSLNNYYIGGYFSYRGLSLLHIVLLGYAMMVLLLKYFVRRREVAISIMLGGIIIITFFLLYFKYPSLTAGLNFIFKKNPWHKTIIEFQPMYEMAEILVPQRIHIYFGRGYYFWPIMLGVFILNGLRKSNSITISRRAISYFTIFTIFAGVMSLFTLRYTPWFVPFYAMLFSYFLYEVYKFFKGKFIKGEIWGIIIVLLLTLVNFKDILISYLSHPTTDQQVHPFIPQINACYWLRDSTEITSYYSTPIKRPEYGVMCFWDEGHYIVYLAKRPVTASNFGDDVPNFNLTNMYYLTETEKAANEIIEGLNCKYIHVIKPHRVLYLSTKYLGMDVKKYLNLYYVKRGSYIETIMEPNEQAVSTTIMRLFVFYGSGFYHGGRYYEPYRHYQLRYFSPDIMIYKYVKGAVITGQLKNHKSVVYSHDVKVGRLVFTYRDSVTVDSAGHFYLITPYPGDSAAPHYLKLGNKKIKFFVSAHEVENGDTIKLDHSLKF, from the coding sequence ATGTCATCACCCACCGTTAAATTTATCATATTATTACTAATTCTACTCACTGCTCTGGCGGTAAGGATTTTGCCCGACTTGGGTAAAAAAATTGAGACGGGAATCTTATTCGTCACCCCTGATCCATTCTATCATGCTCGCCGGACCGAAATTTTGGTAAAACATTTCCCCCATTTCGAAAATTTTGATTATTATATCTCCTACCCTACTGGAGCATATTGTATCTGGCCACCACTCTATGATTATTTAATTGCAGGGTTTATCTGGTTGATCTTTAAGGGGCAACCAACGACTGCCCAGCTCGAATGGACATGTGCACTTTATCCAGTCTTTTATGGATTAGTATTTATCTTTCTCACTTACCTAATAGCCAGAAAATTGTTCAACGAAACAATCGCCCTCTTTGCCACCTATTTTACCAGCCTGATGCCCGGATTGTTGGCCTGGTCACAACTTGGATATAATGACCATCATATTGTTGAAGCCCTTTCCTTGCTTTTGCTTTTCGGGATTTTGGTTAGTAATTTAAAAACCTCAAAACGGTCGATCTTTCTTGGATTTGCCATGGGATTTGCCTTGCTCTCCTGGCAGGGTTCAATCCTTTTTTGTGGATTAGTATTTCTAATCCTTTTTCTTTTTGAAGATGAACTTCCGGCATTCTGGTCATTCTTCCTGGTGATTCTGGCAATTTTACCTTTCAGTCTCAATAATTATTATATTGGTGGTTATTTTAGCTATCGTGGACTCTCTTTGCTCCACATCGTTCTATTAGGGTATGCAATGATGGTTTTACTTCTCAAATATTTTGTGCGACGCCGAGAAGTCGCGATCTCCATCATGTTGGGTGGTATCATTATTATTACCTTTTTTCTGCTCTATTTCAAGTATCCATCACTCACTGCCGGACTAAATTTCATCTTCAAAAAAAATCCCTGGCATAAGACGATCATTGAATTCCAGCCGATGTATGAAATGGCAGAAATTTTGGTGCCACAGCGGATTCATATCTATTTTGGCCGCGGATATTACTTCTGGCCCATTATGTTGGGAGTTTTTATTTTAAATGGTTTAAGAAAGAGCAATTCAATCACCATATCCCGAAGAGCCATATCCTATTTTACTATTTTCACAATCTTTGCCGGTGTGATGTCTCTTTTTACTTTACGTTACACACCCTGGTTTGTCCCGTTTTATGCCATGCTCTTTTCTTATTTTCTCTATGAGGTATATAAATTCTTCAAAGGGAAATTTATCAAAGGAGAAATCTGGGGTATCATCATTGTGCTCCTGTTGACCCTGGTAAATTTCAAAGATATTCTTATTTCTTATCTTTCCCATCCCACCACCGATCAACAAGTGCACCCATTCATCCCCCAGATAAATGCCTGTTACTGGCTCCGCGATTCCACCGAGATCACCAGTTATTACTCAACACCGATCAAGCGTCCAGAATATGGTGTGATGTGTTTCTGGGATGAGGGTCACTATATTGTATATCTGGCAAAACGTCCTGTGACTGCTTCAAATTTTGGGGATGATGTTCCTAACTTTAATTTGACCAACATGTATTACCTTACAGAGACAGAAAAAGCAGCCAATGAAATCATCGAAGGACTAAACTGTAAATACATCCATGTCATAAAGCCACATCGGGTTTTGTATTTATCGACTAAATACTTGGGAATGGATGTCAAAAAATATTTAAACCTCTATTATGTAAAAAGAGGATCCTACATTGAGACGATAATGGAACCCAATGAGCAGGCAGTTTCAACCACGATCATGAGACTCTTTGTATTCTATGGCAGCGGTTTTTATCATGGCGGACGATATTATGAACCTTATCGTCATTATCAGCTCCGATATTTTTCGCCTGATATAATGATCTATAAATATGTGAAAGGCGCGGTAATAACTGGGCAATTAAAAAACCATAAAAGTGTGGTATATTCACATGATGTTAAAGTCGGTCGATTGGTTTTTACATACCGGGACTCGGTCACAGTGGACTCGGCCGGTCATTTTTACCTGATAACGCCCTATCCGGGCGATTCCGCAGCACCACATTATCTTAAATTGGGCAACAAAAAAATCAAATTTTTTGTCAGCGCTCACGAGGTAGAGAATGGGGACACAATTAAATTAGACCATTCGTTAAAATTTTGA
- a CDS encoding sigma-54 dependent transcriptional regulator, producing MKPKILLLDDEESLIKWLSFALQEHGFEVFATTEARIALNQLKSEKFDCVISDIRMPGMDGFQFLKNVRLLYPHLPVIFITAYGSMESVINALRDGASDYILKPFGIDEIINRIKANLKKERERPAEIIGESKVMKNILNLVNKIAQTDTTVLIMGESGTGKELIAREIHRRSKRANYNFVTISCAALPETLLESELFGYRKGAFTGATTDKDGLFLVAHKGSFFLDEIGDAPPSIQMKILRLLEEREIVPLGATKPIKVDVRLIAATNKDLYEEVKQGRFREDLFYRLNVIPITLPPLRQRKEDIPLLAEYFLKSICEKENLGEKKLLKSTIESLQNYSWPGNVRELKHIIERAAILADSYYIKPEHINLPGIKIEPLKKLEDIEIKKALKECKGNISEAAKRLGISRATLYRKLKTLDKARDEKDKP from the coding sequence ATGAAACCCAAAATTTTGTTGCTTGATGACGAAGAAAGTCTCATAAAATGGCTCTCCTTCGCCCTCCAGGAGCATGGCTTTGAAGTATTTGCCACTACCGAAGCACGCATTGCCCTGAACCAGTTAAAATCCGAAAAATTTGATTGTGTAATCAGTGATATCCGGATGCCGGGCATGGATGGTTTTCAATTTTTAAAGAATGTCCGTCTTCTTTATCCCCATCTCCCGGTGATTTTCATAACCGCTTATGGTTCTATGGAATCGGTAATAAATGCCCTGAGAGATGGAGCGAGTGATTATATTTTGAAACCATTTGGAATTGATGAAATCATTAATCGGATAAAGGCAAACTTAAAAAAAGAACGCGAAAGACCGGCGGAGATTATCGGTGAAAGCAAGGTGATGAAAAATATCTTAAATCTTGTAAATAAGATCGCCCAGACTGATACGACGGTTTTGATCATGGGTGAATCAGGCACCGGCAAGGAATTGATCGCCCGGGAAATCCACCGCCGGTCAAAGCGGGCGAATTATAATTTTGTCACCATCTCCTGTGCTGCACTCCCGGAAACTCTCTTGGAGAGCGAATTATTTGGCTACCGCAAGGGTGCATTTACTGGTGCCACGACCGATAAAGATGGACTCTTCCTGGTGGCTCACAAAGGTAGTTTCTTTCTTGATGAAATTGGGGATGCTCCACCCTCAATCCAGATGAAGATTCTCCGTTTGCTGGAAGAGAGAGAAATTGTGCCCCTGGGTGCAACAAAACCAATAAAGGTCGATGTTCGACTCATCGCTGCAACGAATAAGGACCTCTATGAAGAAGTCAAACAGGGCCGTTTTCGTGAGGACCTATTTTACCGGTTGAATGTAATCCCCATCACTTTGCCACCTTTGCGGCAGCGCAAAGAGGACATCCCCTTGCTCGCTGAATACTTTTTGAAGTCGATATGTGAAAAGGAAAATTTGGGCGAGAAGAAATTATTAAAGTCCACAATTGAATCCTTACAAAACTATTCCTGGCCCGGTAATGTCCGGGAATTGAAACATATCATTGAACGGGCGGCGATACTTGCCGATTCCTATTATATCAAACCAGAACATATCAACCTTCCCGGCATAAAAATTGAACCATTAAAGAAACTGGAAGATATTGAAATAAAAAAGGCGCTGAAGGAATGCAAAGGGAATATATCCGAGGCTGCGAAGAGATTGGGCATAAGCCGTGCGACACTGTATCGAAAACTAAAAACCCTGGATAAAGCAAGGGACGAAAAAGATAAACCATAA
- a CDS encoding aspartate carbamoyltransferase catalytic subunit, protein MNPKKDLLGIEGLTSKEILNYLDTAEKFLEVLDRPIPIIPALRGKTILTLFFEPSTRTQISFSIAAKRLSADVVNFSASASSVKKGETLLDTARNIEAMKVDGVVVRHYASGAPRILAENLNAFVINAGDGTHEHPTQALLDIMTMRQHFGYIKNLNVLIVGDILHSRVARSNIFGLKALGANVAICAPPTLIPMDIDKLNVEVYYNLDEIIGDFDVVMALRIQLERQEAGLFPSVREYRNLYGLTRERVKKMKPNSIIMHPGPTNRGVEIDPEVADGPKSVILKQVKNGVAVRMAILFIHAGGKIE, encoded by the coding sequence ATGAATCCGAAAAAGGACCTTTTGGGTATCGAGGGTTTGACAAGTAAAGAGATTTTAAATTATCTGGATACTGCCGAAAAATTTCTTGAAGTATTAGACCGTCCAATACCGATCATCCCGGCATTGCGGGGTAAGACAATACTCACGTTGTTTTTTGAGCCCTCAACACGCACTCAGATATCTTTTAGCATCGCGGCCAAGCGACTATCCGCTGATGTGGTGAATTTTTCAGCGAGCGCCTCCAGTGTAAAGAAAGGCGAGACACTTTTGGATACCGCCCGTAATATTGAAGCGATGAAGGTGGATGGGGTGGTAGTCCGGCATTATGCCTCGGGTGCCCCGAGAATTTTAGCCGAAAATTTGAATGCCTTTGTAATCAATGCTGGTGATGGGACCCATGAGCATCCAACCCAGGCATTGCTCGACATCATGACGATGCGCCAGCATTTTGGTTATATTAAAAATCTCAATGTCTTGATTGTCGGCGATATTCTCCATTCGCGGGTTGCCCGATCCAATATCTTTGGACTAAAGGCATTGGGCGCAAATGTCGCCATCTGTGCCCCACCCACGCTTATTCCAATGGATATCGATAAATTGAATGTGGAGGTTTACTATAATCTGGATGAGATAATCGGCGATTTTGATGTGGTGATGGCACTGCGCATTCAACTGGAGAGACAAGAAGCAGGACTCTTTCCTTCGGTCCGCGAATATCGAAATCTATATGGGTTGACCAGGGAGCGGGTAAAAAAGATGAAACCCAATAGTATCATCATGCACCCGGGTCCGACCAATCGGGGTGTTGAGATTGACCCGGAGGTTGCAGATGGTCCGAAATCAGTCATTTTGAAGCAGGTCAAAAATGGGGTGGCGGTACGCATGGCAATATTATTCATCCATGCCGGAGGGAAGATTGAATAG
- a CDS encoding type II secretion system protein, whose translation MRKGFTLIELMVVVVIIGILAAIAIPNFMAMQQRAKESSLKNNMHTLQTAVEDLNTRGADAYPADLNTTVIQINTAYPTNGPDANMCVAENTRPNPTYGNNSILPDNVKNPFYPSNDAVNNGVYTGYTHSNTNIGVSFYANDPGNTVGNAAATYIIYGDGAKGILPLILSPGVAK comes from the coding sequence ATGAGAAAGGGTTTCACCCTCATTGAGTTGATGGTCGTGGTCGTGATCATCGGTATTCTTGCTGCGATTGCTATTCCGAACTTTATGGCAATGCAGCAAAGAGCCAAGGAATCATCCCTAAAGAATAATATGCATACCCTCCAGACTGCAGTGGAAGATTTAAACACCCGGGGTGCTGATGCCTATCCCGCGGATTTAAACACCACCGTTATCCAGATCAATACTGCTTATCCGACAAACGGACCGGATGCCAATATGTGTGTTGCCGAGAATACAAGGCCTAACCCAACCTACGGCAACAACTCAATCCTTCCTGACAATGTTAAGAATCCATTCTATCCTTCAAACGATGCAGTAAATAACGGAGTATACACTGGCTATACCCATTCAAATACGAACATTGGTGTTAGTTTTTATGCCAATGACCCGGGTAATACTGTTGGAAACGCTGCAGCAACATATATCATCTACGGCGATGGTGCTAAAGGTATATTGCCTCTGATTCTGAGTCCGGGTGTGGCAAAATAA